Proteins encoded in a region of the Streptomyces sp. PCS3-D2 genome:
- a CDS encoding caspase family protein, with translation MPTVNCLLVGIDAYPTHPLTGCRNDVASAERWLRSLADPLVNIRVLTDAGAQRSAVVKEIKTHLGAVGPGDTALLWFSGHGSDRATEDPREATGRAQALVCHDSLDEGGLPLADDELGALLDGIAATGAHVVAVLDCCYSGGATREDRRARSLPWQPSWDRLTRRGAGRSLSGPAAGAPRHVLLAASRLDELAYETRVPDADPHPATEVSPSPVDPGSSHGVFSAALLEVLADLGPDASCREILDVATARMHGRPGRQHPTLHGRGDLGFLHGGRVPASRFRLGFAHGSWSVNCGSVHGLDAVGGEFTVRTPSGGTGTVAVREVFPERSRVEPLDGLAGALDRTRLTPAVPSAMAFRPAAVTVTGGGAWTGPLRSAIDDHPLLATGGAGTPLTVAVTDGVARVTGGSRPLPSLPLRDDGDVAGVVNALSHLAHWHRVRALANPDPTLSELVRVRVEPILGAQRLSATGELVHEYTPDGQPPQARITIHNTADRRLWCTLLDLTDSHGISHGLYEGDFVAPGHTAYALRGAPVLLYLPEGRLVQPGAYVQDWLKVIVSENEFDLEPLLLPAWSTENAGRSTRGASAPLLRVGGSAADRDLGGSSAAGRWGTSTLALRTEVPGPARW, from the coding sequence CCCTTGACGGGCTGCCGCAACGACGTCGCGTCCGCCGAGCGATGGCTCCGCTCGCTGGCGGACCCCCTGGTGAACATCCGCGTGCTCACCGACGCCGGGGCCCAGCGGTCGGCCGTCGTCAAGGAGATCAAAACGCACCTCGGCGCGGTCGGCCCCGGGGACACGGCCCTGCTCTGGTTCAGCGGGCACGGCTCCGACCGTGCGACCGAGGATCCGCGCGAGGCCACCGGCCGGGCGCAGGCGCTGGTGTGCCACGACAGCCTGGACGAAGGCGGCCTGCCCCTGGCCGACGACGAACTGGGCGCGCTGCTGGACGGGATCGCGGCGACCGGCGCGCACGTCGTGGCCGTCCTCGACTGCTGCTACTCGGGCGGGGCGACCCGTGAGGACCGTAGGGCCCGCAGCCTGCCCTGGCAGCCGTCGTGGGACCGGCTCACGCGGCGCGGCGCTGGGAGATCGCTCTCGGGACCGGCCGCCGGCGCACCCCGGCACGTCCTGCTGGCGGCGAGCCGTCTCGACGAACTCGCCTACGAGACCCGTGTCCCGGACGCCGACCCGCATCCGGCGACGGAGGTCTCGCCCTCACCCGTCGATCCGGGGAGCAGCCACGGGGTGTTCAGCGCAGCGTTGTTGGAGGTCCTCGCCGACCTGGGCCCCGACGCATCGTGCCGCGAGATCCTCGACGTGGCCACGGCGCGGATGCACGGCAGGCCCGGACGGCAGCACCCCACCCTCCACGGCCGGGGGGACCTCGGGTTCCTGCACGGCGGGCGGGTGCCCGCGTCCCGTTTTCGGCTCGGCTTCGCGCACGGGTCCTGGTCGGTCAACTGCGGTTCCGTGCACGGACTGGACGCGGTGGGGGGCGAGTTCACCGTACGGACTCCGTCGGGCGGAACCGGGACCGTGGCGGTGCGCGAGGTGTTCCCCGAACGGTCCCGGGTGGAACCGCTGGACGGTCTTGCCGGGGCGCTGGACCGTACCCGCCTCACCCCCGCGGTACCGTCCGCCATGGCCTTCCGGCCCGCGGCCGTCACGGTGACCGGTGGCGGTGCGTGGACGGGTCCGCTCAGGTCCGCGATCGATGACCACCCCCTGCTGGCGACCGGCGGCGCCGGGACGCCGCTGACCGTCGCCGTCACGGACGGGGTCGCGCGCGTCACCGGCGGCAGCCGCCCCCTGCCGTCGCTGCCGCTGCGCGACGACGGCGACGTGGCGGGCGTCGTCAATGCCCTGTCGCACCTGGCGCACTGGCACCGGGTACGCGCCCTCGCGAACCCCGATCCGACGCTGTCCGAGCTTGTCCGGGTCCGCGTGGAGCCGATCCTCGGTGCCCAGCGCCTCTCGGCCACGGGCGAGCTGGTGCACGAGTACACCCCCGACGGGCAGCCGCCGCAGGCCCGCATCACGATCCACAACACTGCGGACCGCAGGCTCTGGTGCACCCTGCTGGACCTGACGGACAGCCACGGCATCTCACACGGGCTCTACGAAGGCGACTTCGTGGCGCCCGGCCACACGGCGTACGCCCTCAGGGGCGCCCCCGTCCTGCTCTACCTGCCCGAGGGCCGCTTGGTGCAGCCCGGCGCGTACGTCCAGGACTGGCTGAAGGTCATCGTTTCCGAGAACGAGTTCGACCTCGAACCCCTCCTGCTCCCGGCCTGGTCCACCGAGAACGCGGGGCGCTCGACACGCGGGGCGTCCGCACCGCTCCTGCGCGTCGGGGGATCCGCCGCCGACCGTGACCTGGGCGGGTCCTCCGCGGCCGGCCGGTGGGGAACGTCCACGTTGGCCCTGCGCACCGAGGTACCGGGCCCGGCCCGTTGGTGA
- a CDS encoding RES family NAD+ phosphorylase, with protein MPNQPPPAALPGVPRPVVLPAGTPLYRVHSSRRPGTAFNPVPADELYGGGRFDGTARAPFGFLYAGFGVGAAVSEVLLRSVPFRPDGGLRLLPRAAVARRSLSFLQLSEDIDVLSLMSGADLAAVGQDSWLIHAEPPEYPQTRDWARWIREHTEPWAAGFVWPSKREPADRATVLFEDRCPAELLEADTAPRIDFGTPEGEHWLNQVLSGYGARVAPAVSVSQLAW; from the coding sequence GTGCCGAACCAGCCGCCGCCCGCGGCCCTGCCCGGCGTTCCGCGACCGGTGGTCCTCCCGGCCGGGACCCCGCTGTACCGGGTGCACTCCTCACGCCGTCCCGGTACGGCCTTCAACCCCGTACCGGCAGACGAACTCTACGGCGGCGGCCGGTTCGACGGCACCGCCCGCGCCCCCTTCGGATTCCTCTACGCGGGCTTCGGCGTGGGCGCCGCGGTGAGCGAAGTGCTGCTGCGGTCGGTGCCCTTCCGCCCCGACGGCGGGCTCCGCCTCCTCCCGCGGGCCGCAGTGGCCCGGCGGAGCCTGTCCTTTCTGCAGCTGTCCGAGGACATCGACGTGCTGTCGCTCATGTCGGGCGCCGACCTCGCCGCCGTCGGCCAGGACTCCTGGCTCATTCACGCCGAGCCCCCCGAGTACCCGCAGACCCGCGACTGGGCGCGGTGGATCAGGGAGCACACGGAGCCCTGGGCGGCGGGCTTTGTGTGGCCGTCGAAGCGGGAACCGGCCGACCGGGCGACCGTCCTGTTCGAGGACCGCTGCCCAGCGGAGCTGCTGGAGGCGGACACGGCCCCGCGCATCGACTTCGGGACACCGGAGGGTGAGCACTGGCTGAACCAGGTCCTCTCCGGCTACGGAGCCAGGGTCGCTCCCGCCGTGTCCGTGTCGCAGTTGGCATGGTGA
- a CDS encoding tetratricopeptide repeat protein: MLELQLRVEDFDGPRSWRWVLSREGEFLADHQVVIPEPCWEFAALQDLHGHVQWAGVTDISADSESEILTQIGHWAYTYGLGAVGQALVAQSVPVTVRLVTSAQTRHLAIWPWELAIADSRTLASRDIRFVVDLDLQTPVRPRVEAGQALRVLGLFSLPDDASPLNLRRERVALMNLFQEVSAVHRKAIDLRILQYGVTRKRLRDVVNDGQGWDILHVSAHGSTTGLLLEREDGSPDLVTSEDLRILLGPLAARVKFAMVSSCSSGASESDAFAARVDELRPVHRDNVSRSDRISPSPSLAAALAAQLGCWVLGMRYPVDDRFAIELSHRVYNRLIGDAAQSPPQALAFALSEWQEESGRPTLAEMTPILFGCQGAEVRLTAPALTGPPLGATHSRQQAFLPSPPAEFVGRAGLLTAASKALAPRSGASGVVLHGMPRVGKRACALELAHTHADRFAAVVWHEVRDDEHVGTALQRFAREFRKQLEDAGLTPIAHFDDLRTLDDPDLLARSLRLLSIFLTNNRVLVVLDHATPLLTEQGRWRDHRWGRFVDAVTGHSGLSRLVMTTSSAVPDLDDRVTRLPVVPLSTREAALLARSLPDMSALFGEGSKSRETIRSLLRACGGHPGLLMDASRDVLLDAGPPDGFRHAELNDDHLAITRWTCTVTGQLPYPEQLLAALLCDLEENDRIPWVLRDAWPKLWQHLDRPGTAPPWQTLLRSLEARALLTVERATEQNTFEVEVPPVQGSADSPGTAFTMTGQAAVEIYPGLVVGVHDDDEGVLCIRVHPTVAEAVRAMAEPEFPQTISGCLAELWMRLMSAEALNYPDRELTIMEAAAARHAIPYAARQGAWSEVHQLFEVLFSRDASPETVRGVLPWLRQAAAEADAAPVRSFCMRWIAQASGASSAPADDDHIPSGFPGEPGLSAPQPRMESETWLDDLQEAYEQGDFHRVLGHLTRLRDQSVLTPPADSSLRGREMRRLIESAFEMGFRAAVGLREWQRALDLNNDLLDLMRQRMAVRAASVRVEFHNHAPLMALGRFDDARELLLRVRRTAEQEEDSKLLGMVMGSQAGLEYLQGHVEVAVRLQREALRHSTEAGDLHDLSIGHLNLGNMHVAADEPLQALCNHLIGAVIECVRGGVTTSDSVADQLAENLDKGRVMACPLDWPDVHRAAYEHIGIPLEQSLPGLFTAEDPLSPQRTLDDLLRRAWHRLNLRFAPHLAAWDPVLSAIDAALAGDDTARREAHLALDDLLESPEWSPLVRILRGVLENRADVPDDNLQLLHHVIVYRLLHMPTTDVGIPPGLWVLQSMRHLLSRVVAAANGDAGAAAELQQALDELPAGGGEQDPLAGFLRRLACGDTTAQVMPRLDSFMESVVHWLDTHIDPAGPLPATPPS; encoded by the coding sequence GTGCTGGAGTTGCAGCTCCGCGTGGAGGACTTCGATGGGCCGAGGTCCTGGAGGTGGGTGCTCAGCCGGGAAGGCGAGTTCCTGGCCGACCACCAGGTGGTCATACCCGAACCCTGCTGGGAGTTCGCTGCTCTGCAGGACCTGCACGGCCATGTGCAGTGGGCAGGTGTGACTGACATCTCTGCCGACAGCGAGAGCGAGATCCTGACCCAGATCGGGCATTGGGCGTACACGTACGGTTTGGGGGCGGTGGGGCAGGCGCTCGTCGCCCAGTCGGTCCCGGTCACCGTACGGCTCGTCACCTCGGCGCAGACGCGTCACCTTGCCATCTGGCCATGGGAGTTGGCCATCGCGGACAGCCGCACGCTCGCCTCGCGAGACATTCGCTTCGTCGTCGATCTCGACCTCCAGACACCGGTGCGGCCGCGGGTGGAAGCCGGACAGGCACTGCGGGTGCTCGGCCTGTTCAGCCTTCCTGACGACGCGAGCCCGCTGAACCTCCGCCGGGAGAGGGTCGCGCTGATGAACCTCTTCCAGGAGGTGAGTGCCGTACACAGGAAGGCGATCGACCTGCGGATCCTTCAGTACGGCGTGACGCGGAAGCGATTGCGGGACGTCGTCAACGACGGACAGGGGTGGGACATCCTCCATGTATCCGCCCATGGATCGACGACCGGCCTCCTGCTGGAACGGGAGGACGGTTCACCGGACCTGGTCACCAGCGAGGACCTGCGGATTCTCCTCGGCCCCCTGGCCGCGCGGGTCAAGTTCGCCATGGTCTCCTCGTGCTCATCGGGCGCCTCGGAATCCGACGCTTTCGCCGCACGTGTGGACGAACTCCGACCGGTCCACAGGGACAACGTGTCCCGGTCGGATCGGATATCACCGTCGCCCTCACTGGCGGCGGCCCTGGCCGCACAACTGGGCTGCTGGGTGCTCGGCATGCGCTACCCGGTCGACGACCGGTTCGCGATCGAACTGTCCCACCGCGTCTACAACCGCCTGATCGGCGATGCCGCTCAATCCCCGCCCCAGGCACTTGCCTTCGCCCTGTCGGAATGGCAAGAGGAGTCCGGAAGGCCGACACTCGCTGAGATGACGCCGATCCTCTTCGGGTGTCAAGGCGCGGAGGTGAGGCTGACTGCCCCCGCCCTCACCGGTCCGCCGCTCGGCGCGACCCACTCCAGACAGCAGGCCTTCCTGCCCTCCCCGCCGGCGGAATTCGTGGGCCGCGCCGGACTGCTGACCGCTGCGAGCAAGGCACTCGCGCCCCGCAGCGGTGCGTCAGGAGTCGTGCTGCACGGCATGCCGAGGGTGGGCAAGAGGGCTTGCGCCCTCGAACTCGCGCACACCCACGCCGACAGGTTCGCGGCGGTCGTATGGCACGAGGTGCGTGACGACGAGCACGTGGGCACGGCCCTGCAACGCTTCGCGCGCGAGTTCCGGAAGCAGCTCGAGGATGCCGGCCTCACACCGATCGCCCACTTCGACGACCTGCGCACCCTGGACGATCCGGACCTGCTCGCCAGGTCCCTGCGCCTGCTGTCGATCTTCCTCACCAACAACCGCGTCCTCGTCGTACTGGACCATGCGACTCCTCTGCTCACCGAACAGGGGCGGTGGCGGGACCACCGATGGGGCAGGTTCGTCGACGCGGTGACCGGCCACTCCGGTCTGTCCAGGCTGGTCATGACGACGTCGAGTGCCGTCCCAGACCTGGACGACCGGGTGACGCGTCTGCCTGTCGTGCCGCTGTCGACCCGCGAGGCCGCGCTCCTGGCCAGGTCCCTGCCGGACATGTCGGCGCTCTTCGGCGAGGGATCGAAGTCCCGAGAGACCATTCGCAGCCTCCTTCGAGCGTGTGGGGGCCACCCAGGACTGCTGATGGACGCTTCGCGCGACGTCCTCCTCGACGCAGGGCCGCCCGACGGCTTCCGTCACGCCGAACTGAATGACGACCACCTCGCCATCACCCGGTGGACCTGCACGGTGACCGGTCAACTGCCGTACCCCGAGCAGCTACTGGCGGCTCTGCTGTGCGACCTGGAGGAGAACGACCGCATCCCTTGGGTTCTCCGTGATGCCTGGCCGAAGCTGTGGCAACACCTCGACCGGCCGGGCACCGCACCACCCTGGCAAACCCTGCTGCGCAGTCTCGAGGCACGAGCGCTGCTGACCGTCGAACGTGCGACGGAACAGAACACTTTCGAGGTCGAGGTTCCGCCCGTCCAGGGCTCCGCCGACAGCCCCGGAACCGCCTTCACGATGACGGGTCAGGCCGCGGTGGAGATCTACCCCGGCCTCGTCGTCGGTGTCCACGACGATGACGAGGGCGTTCTCTGCATCCGCGTCCATCCCACGGTGGCGGAAGCCGTGCGCGCCATGGCCGAACCGGAGTTCCCGCAGACCATCTCCGGATGTCTCGCCGAACTGTGGATGCGCCTGATGAGCGCGGAAGCCCTGAACTACCCGGATCGCGAACTGACGATCATGGAGGCCGCGGCTGCTCGCCACGCCATCCCGTACGCAGCGCGACAAGGCGCCTGGAGTGAGGTCCACCAGCTCTTCGAAGTGCTCTTCTCCCGGGACGCGTCGCCGGAGACGGTACGCGGCGTGCTGCCTTGGCTGCGCCAGGCGGCCGCGGAAGCGGACGCCGCTCCTGTGCGTTCCTTCTGCATGCGGTGGATCGCCCAGGCGTCGGGGGCCTCGTCCGCCCCAGCAGACGACGACCACATCCCGTCCGGCTTCCCGGGGGAGCCGGGCCTCAGTGCTCCTCAGCCGCGGATGGAGTCCGAGACCTGGCTGGACGACCTGCAGGAAGCCTACGAGCAGGGCGACTTCCACCGAGTGCTGGGCCATCTGACGAGGCTGCGCGACCAGTCGGTCCTGACGCCCCCGGCCGACAGCTCCCTCCGCGGGCGGGAGATGCGACGATTGATCGAGTCCGCCTTCGAGATGGGCTTCCGTGCCGCGGTGGGCCTGCGTGAATGGCAGCGGGCGCTCGACCTCAACAACGACCTCCTCGACCTGATGCGCCAGAGGATGGCGGTCAGAGCCGCATCCGTCCGCGTCGAATTCCACAATCACGCCCCACTGATGGCGCTGGGCCGCTTCGACGACGCCCGAGAGCTGCTGTTGCGGGTACGCCGGACAGCCGAACAAGAGGAGGATTCGAAGCTGCTGGGGATGGTCATGGGCTCGCAGGCTGGTCTTGAGTACCTGCAGGGCCACGTCGAGGTGGCCGTCCGCCTGCAGCGCGAAGCCCTCCGCCACTCTACCGAGGCCGGTGATCTCCATGATCTCAGCATCGGTCATCTCAACCTGGGCAACATGCACGTCGCCGCCGATGAGCCCTTGCAGGCATTGTGCAATCACCTCATCGGAGCCGTCATCGAGTGCGTGCGTGGCGGTGTCACCACCTCCGATTCCGTGGCGGACCAGCTGGCCGAGAATCTGGACAAAGGGCGCGTCATGGCCTGCCCCCTCGACTGGCCGGACGTGCACCGGGCCGCTTACGAGCACATCGGCATCCCCCTCGAACAGAGCCTCCCCGGCCTCTTTACCGCCGAGGACCCCCTCTCGCCGCAGCGAACGCTGGACGACCTTCTGCGGCGTGCCTGGCACCGGCTCAACCTCCGCTTCGCCCCTCATCTCGCAGCCTGGGACCCAGTGCTGTCAGCGATCGATGCCGCGTTGGCCGGCGACGACACCGCCCGTCGGGAGGCCCACCTCGCGCTGGACGACCTCTTGGAATCTCCGGAGTGGAGCCCGCTGGTCCGCATCCTGCGTGGCGTGCTCGAGAACAGGGCTGACGTGCCCGACGACAACCTCCAGCTCCTCCACCATGTGATCGTCTACCGGTTGCTGCACATGCCGACGACCGACGTCGGCATCCCGCCCGGGTTGTGGGTTCTCCAGTCCATGCGGCACCTCCTGTCTAGGGTGGTGGCCGCCGCGAACGGCGACGCGGGGGCGGCGGCCGAGCTTCAGCAGGCCTTGGACGAGCTGCCGGCCGGCGGCGGTGAGCAAGACCCACTTGCCGGGTTCCTGCGCCGACTCGCCTGCGGAGATACGACCGCGCAGGTGATGCCCCGGCTCGACTCCTTCATGGAGAGCGTCGTCCACTGGCTTGACACCCACATCGACCCGGCGGGCCCCCTTCCCGCCACACCTCCGAGCTGA